Proteins co-encoded in one Archangium lipolyticum genomic window:
- the bioF gene encoding 8-amino-7-oxononanoate synthase: MDSLSARGLRRFLEPLDSPQGPLVRIGGEMLVNFASNDYLGLASSPTVRAAAFSALEVHGVGSGASRLVVGDSSAHQRLEARLASFERSEAALLFNSGFAANVGTIQALVGPEDAVFSDALNHASLIDGCRISRARVVVYPHSDVDALERALVSTPARRKLVVTDSVFSMDGDYAPLREIVAVCRAHHAALLVDEAHATGVLGSRGAGLCEELGLEHAVDVRMGTLSKALGGLGAYICASRPVVELVLNRARPLVFSTALPAALCAAAEAAVDIVERDDVLRARLWRNIRRFSEGLRSLGFAAEPRSAIFPVIVGEPGVAVAASQALRSRGLLVKAIRPPTVPEGTSRLRFCLSAAHTEGHVDLALQGLRSLGL; encoded by the coding sequence TCTCCGCTCGTGGGTTGCGCCGCTTTCTCGAGCCCCTCGACTCCCCTCAGGGTCCCCTCGTCCGCATCGGCGGCGAGATGCTCGTCAACTTCGCCTCCAACGATTATCTGGGCCTGGCTTCCTCTCCCACCGTTCGGGCCGCCGCCTTCTCCGCCCTGGAGGTCCATGGGGTGGGGTCCGGTGCCAGCCGCCTCGTCGTCGGCGATTCCTCCGCCCACCAGCGGCTCGAGGCCCGTCTCGCCTCCTTCGAACGCTCAGAAGCCGCTCTCCTCTTCAACTCCGGCTTCGCCGCCAATGTCGGCACCATCCAGGCCCTCGTCGGCCCCGAGGACGCAGTCTTCTCCGACGCCCTCAACCACGCCTCCCTCATCGACGGCTGCCGCATCTCCCGCGCCCGTGTCGTCGTCTACCCCCACTCCGATGTCGATGCCCTGGAGCGCGCTCTCGTCTCCACCCCCGCTCGCCGCAAGCTCGTCGTCACCGACTCCGTGTTCTCCATGGATGGTGATTACGCTCCCCTCCGGGAGATCGTCGCCGTCTGCCGCGCCCACCACGCCGCCCTCCTCGTCGACGAGGCCCATGCCACCGGCGTCCTGGGCTCCCGTGGCGCCGGGCTGTGCGAGGAGCTGGGGCTCGAGCACGCCGTCGACGTTCGCATGGGCACCTTGAGCAAGGCCCTCGGTGGACTCGGCGCGTATATCTGCGCCTCCCGCCCCGTCGTGGAGCTCGTCCTCAATCGCGCCCGGCCCCTCGTCTTCTCGACCGCTCTTCCCGCCGCCCTGTGCGCCGCCGCCGAGGCCGCCGTCGACATCGTCGAGCGCGATGACGTCCTGCGCGCTCGACTGTGGCGCAACATCCGGCGCTTCTCCGAGGGGCTTCGCTCCCTCGGCTTCGCCGCCGAGCCCCGCAGCGCCATCTTCCCCGTCATCGTCGGCGAGCCTGGCGTCGCCGTGGCGGCCTCCCAGGCCCTCCGCTCCCGCGGCCTGCTCGTGAAGGCCATCCGCCCTCCCACCGTCCCCGAGGGCACCAGCCGGCTTCGCTTCTGTCTCTCCGCCGCGCACACCGAGGGCCATGTGGATCTCGCCCTCCAGGGTCTGCGCTCGCTAGGTCTCTGA